From Bos indicus isolate NIAB-ARS_2022 breed Sahiwal x Tharparkar chromosome X, NIAB-ARS_B.indTharparkar_mat_pri_1.0, whole genome shotgun sequence:
AGGTAATCTCTGTGACACCTCCCACAGGCAACcactgttttgaaatttttttcctatagattagctgttttataactttatatgAAGGGATAGTAGAGTACATACTCTCTTGTGTAAGGCTTCTTTTACCCCTaagtgtctttctttttccttttttatttggctgtgccatagGCAGCATACAAGATCTTAGTACCCTGGCCATGAATCAAACctttgccctctgcagtggaagtgcaagtTCAAgccacagaaccaccagggaattcccttgtttcAACAAAGAATATGTACTGAGCAATTACATATGCTAAGTCATTCAGAAGTGTCAGTCTATGCATCAACAGTTCAACACAGGAATTAACTTCTGGTTTGAATGCACCAGCCAAAAGGTGGCACTAGGAAAGCTATGGGGAAGTAGTCTGGCAGTGAGCTGGCAGTGGCATGGGAAGTCCTAGAAATACCATGGGGGATGGTGGTGGCTTGTGTTAGGGATGTAGATCATAACTAGGGTATATAGTTACAGCTAATTTAGACCTGGGTCTCTTCTTCAGACTGGAACAAAGGGAAAGGATTTGTCCTTCAGAAGAGCAGAAAAGTCAGACCTCTGGAAGCAAAACCTGGGAGACATTTGCAAATTTTACAGCTCCAAATAGTTTTAAAGCAGGCAGTGGCATGGGAAGTCCTAGAAATACCATGGGGGATGGTGGTGGCTTGTATTAGGGATGTAGATCATAACTAGGGTGTATAGTTACAGCCAATTTAGACCTGGGTCTCTTCTTCATACGGGAGCAAAGGGAAAGGATTTCTGTTCTCAGAAAAGTCAGACCTCTGGAAGCAAAACCTGGGAGACATTTGCAAATTTTACAGCTCCAAATAGTTTTAAAGCAGGAAATGAAAGgcaatacagtaagtcccctacatacggaCATTCAAGTTTCAAAGATGCAAATACCATGTTCGCATGTCCAATCATGTAAGTCAGTTCACATGTCTGGTGTACATTGTCACGTGCACgcatcctctacaagtggttgtgcttttctGTACTTTACGGTACAGTACTGTGtagagtacagtagtacagtatctttatttcaagcacAGGATTTccagaagcaagcataaaagcagtACTGCTAAGAAGTGCCAAGCAGTAATGATGGGAACAAAAGTGAAAGTAACTGAGAGAGCAGAGTGACAAGAGGAAGAATAACTGAAGAGATACACGATGTAGGAAACGCCAGagggattttctttatttgaggaggcaCTGTTAGTTTTTGAAGCACAGGACCTGAATGTAGAATGTAGAATGAAACAAAGGTTGCAGCAGGCATTCAGAATGCAATCTAGGGCTACCAGGTCATCTATGACGAAAATAAAAGAGCTACTACTAGACATCACTGAACTGTTTTTTTCAAGAtggtagatagaattgaatccagcaaggaaccagaatcTGTGCCATCAACGTCAGGCGTGAGTGAAATTatagcttgccctccatctcctactgctgacgatccttcagctctaccatctcccacctccaggCAGTAactcttgcctgttcactcgatgccagcccctgtatgccagctgttgtactgtactcctgtacttttcaaggtactgagctgtaagattaaaaatgtttattttttttatttgttttttatgtattatttgtgtgaaaagtattataaacctattacagtgcaatactatatagctgattgtgttagttaagtacctaggctaacttggGTGGACTTATGAACACACTCTCAGAGTGGAattcatttgtatgtaggggacttactgtacatgCTGTTTTGTATCAGGTACTGGGCCTGGCACTCTGTTACACAAACTCATTTGATCCACCCAACTAATTCATAAGGCAGCCATTATTTTCCTCCAATTTAAAGATGAGGTAATAAGACTTTATTTAGCACTGGCCATTTGATGAGGTAAAaattctttttccctttaaaaaatcacataactGCAACTCTTGGTGGTTGGATGACTTGCAAAAGGTCACTCTGATACCAATTATACAGTCAGGATATAAAGCCCACTTCTGTTGGTTTTGTGAAGCAAAGTTATTTTCTTCTACCTCTAAAAATGATGATTTCTTGCCCAAAGTTAGTAAGATACCAGCTGGTGGACCCAGCACTATATAATTTTAAGgcattataattgttatatttcaaattatttacctAGCTTTCTCTTTGCAAAGAGAATAATGAAGCTCATCCATCCAAGAACCAAGTCCTTACCTGCACTGTCGGCTTCCTGGGTTTCCAAGTGTTGCCAGGTTTCAAGCTGCTGTCCTCGAGGGTACCATGCTGGGGATTATGACAGCAAGCTGAACACCGGATGCACTGGTGATGGTGGCACCGGCAATTGTAGCAGTTTGGAATCATATTTCTCTTTCGCAAAGCAGGACAGATTTCCCCAGAACAATAAATGCAAGGGTCATGGACTACAGCTCCCTGGACATTGCAGGAGTAAGAGCACGTCCTGTGGTAATCAAAATCACCACAGTGTAGTGGCTTACAGCACATGGATTGTTCTAGACCTTTGCTTGCAAAACATTCTGTGTAAGTGGGAGTTTCTGACTGAAGGGGTGATATGGAATGATATGATTGGTCTGTGGCATGATAGGGTTGGTCTGTGGAGTGATATGATTGGTCTATGGGATGGCGCCTCAATTCTCTATAGCTGGAGCTCATTGGCTGAAAGCTTTGGTCAATAGGTTTTGGTCTCTGGGTAAAAGTCTTGTTATGAGTGGTTAAACCTGGCAAATGAGATGTAGATAAGGATTTGCTACTCTCTTCAAAGAACTTTCTTCTGTCTGCAAAGGGCAAGAGGATGGCTTCCTCCCCAGCTTGGACAGTAGACGCTTTCAATTCCTTGTCACCTGGGTTGGAAGGGCCTTCCATGGCTAGTGCCACATGTGGCTGCAGGTTGTGCTCTGGTGACCATCTCCAGTGACCTCCACAGACTCCATGGTGAACGTTTGTTTTTTCAGAGTCTGACGAGGATGGGTCAGATGCTTTCCACCAGGTGTTTGGGCTCAAAGAGGACTGGCCAGATCTCTGGCCAGGACTCACTCGTCCCTCCAAGCCAATCCTAGATTCTTGACCCTCAGGGGCTTGACTGAGGCACTCTGAAGACCTAGCCCTGAGTATCATGCTCTTGTTGAAGAGCTTGTCTCTGGGGCTTGGTGGTTTTTTATATGAAGATAGAAGGGCTGAGTTAGAGGAAGGAAGTGGAGGACTTTCCAGGGTCTCCTCGGTCTCTTCCACTGGCTCCTTGGTGTAACACAGCTGTGACAAGGGACTCTTGCCTTTCTGGAGCTGGGCCTTCCTCCTCTGAATTTCATTACGTAGATTGGTAGCAAAACGTTCGCTCTTCCGCCGGTTTTGGATCGAGCGGCCCCGGAACCCTCCATTTCGCTTACTGCCCACCCGGCCACACTCCTTGGGCTCACTGTCCCCTTCCTCAGTTGCCTCTGTGCTGCCAGCTACTTTAGAGGTTGAAGAACAGTCCCTGGTTTGTTGAGCAAGGGAGCCAGAGGACTGCTGGCTGACCAGTTCACTATCAGCTCTGCTTGCTCTGTTTGGATCCTGGAAGCCTTTTTCTGGATGGTGTCCATCAGCCTCTCCATGTGGGGAACTGCTTGGGCTCTGATGACCTGAACCCAGAGGTCTATCATCCACTGGCTTGGTCTTTCTGTCTTTGCTCGGCTGGTCCTGGGTTCCTCCTGCAGGGGCACATGGGCTTTTCTTGCTTGTGTGGCTACTGTGCATGTGCAAAGGGGATACGGTCCACTCCTGCCCATCCTGCCCAGCTTGGAGCTCTGTCCCCCTGCTGTCCCTAGTATCAAGGTGCACACGCTGCAAGTGGGACACCAGCAGCTGTTCAGGGGCACTATGGCGATGCCCTGTGGGTCCTGTGAGGTGTGGAGAGCTGCCAAAAGAAGAAGTCTTAGCTAGCTCTGCTGAAGCCTGGTTGAGTGGGCTGGAACCTATGCTGGAAGTTTTGTCACATGCTTTTGGGACTCCAACAGCTTTGGCTGAGGCCTCCATCGGTAGATTCTCAGAGCCCTTCTGGTTAGATTCAGGAGGTTGGCTGAGCTCACAGTTCTGATGGCCTTCATTTGTCACTTGGTCTTGCCCGCTGAGGCAGCAGAACCTATTAGGGTTCCTTGGGGATAGCATGGTGTCCAAGCTAGGTTTCTCCTTCTGTTGCAAGGAATCTATAAGCTCAGAAGCCCTGCACTGCTCTCCATTGAAGAGTTGGGCTCTGGAGGCCTGAAGACTGTCTCGCCTCACTGGAGGTTGAGGGGGACCCCTGGCAGCCTTGGCAGGCTCTGAGTGGGAGACCTCCTGAGGACAGGATGACATCTGGGAGCTAGCAGTCAGGTGACCCCCACTGGTGCGCCAGCCACCTCCTGAGGTCTCGACCACATTAGGGCGACTATTAGGGGCTTTAGTTGGCCCTGGGCCTTGCATGATACAGTCCACAGAGGCTGGCTCCTCTGGCCTGAGGGAAAGGGCACAGTCAGAGGCATTTGAGCTGGCTGAGAAGGAGCTATAGGCTGAATCACGCTGGTTGGGGTATGTGCTCTGGTCAATGGGCAAAAGATGGCCCTCATAGGTGGCTTGGCCTGGTTGCTCCAGGCTCTCCATACTGCCAATGGAGCTGCTTTTCTCAGTGCTGCAGTGCCGGGAGAGTGGACACCACTGCACACACACGTCACTGCAAGACACAGGACACACCGGTTAGTTAGCCACGTCACCAGATTACTTCCCCACCTTGGCCATCCCTGCCACAGGAGAAGGCAAGGCAACCCAGAGGCACCCATGCCACAAAGGAGAGGGAGATATggcaaaagaggaaggaagggaaatggGAAGAGAAGGACGCTGGGGATGCCACAGAAATGTGGTAAAATGGGAGGCAAGACGATACGTGGAGGAAGAATAGGGCAAGATCCAAAGACTAACAGTGCAAGAACTCACTAGGGGTAGTCCTCTGTTTCTCTGCCTTAAGTAAGTCTAGAATTGCTTCTGGCCTGTTGCTGTCTCCTGGGAGCCAGCTCTCGGCTCTCTGCTTGGAGAAACAAGCACTGACGATTAGCATTTGAGAGGGGCCCTAAAGGGCTAATTTAATTTCAGTCAGCCTATTTtgtaaatcagtggttctcaaatttgatCATGCATCAGAATCATCCAGAGGGTTCAAAGAAACACAAGTGACTAGGCCTCATGCCCAGAGTTTTAGGTCTGGGTGGATCTTGAGAATTTTTACTTCTGACAGTTTTCTGGGTGATGCTACAGCTGTTGGTTCAGGGACCACACTTTCGAGAACTACTGGTGTCAAGCAAGCCCTACAAAGGGAAGTGATTGTGAGGGAGTAATTTTCTCAAGATTACCCAGCTCTCGTTCACAGCCCACACAGGGCCACAGTTTTAGCATTCCCCTGTTCTTTTCTTGATAATAGTATTCCTCACTGTTTACCAAGGACCTATGATGTGCCAGACACTTTCTAATGTCTCGTTTCAAACTGAAGGGGAGAGATTATTATCTCCACTTGACAAGTGAGAAAACCAAAGCTTAGAGGGGGAAAGTAAAATGACAAGCTCATACAGCTGCTAAAGAAGCAGAGCTGGATTTTGAACCCGGGCCTCTGTGAGTCTAATGTCCTGGCTCTTCTGCTACACTGTCTGTTAAATGGAAATGATAGTGGTATCTGTACCAGAGGGTTGCTTTGCGGGTGGTATCAGATAATAAAAGTGAAGCTCTAGGCGCCTAGTGAGGGTTCAACACCTGGTTGAGAGTAGCACCTCTCTTGATTGTTGTTTTCATGAGTATTGTTATCAGCATCCCCTCTACTATGACTATTGACATTATAGTGGCCCCTGCCCACCCAGGCTGCCCTCTTCCCCCACAGCAAAGCCAAACTTGGGAGACCAATGACGGTACTAGGATCAAACACAATCTTGAATTTTAAGTACCATTTCCCACACACAAAGCCAAACTGAGCCAAGTCATGCCAGTAACTCCCTGTCACTAGAACCCCAGAGGTTGCAGGTGGCTCAGAAAGGCCATAGTTCTGAACGCCAGAGCTGAGCAGTGGCAGGCACCCACAAGATCCTCCAGGTTAGCCTCTTCTAATTCTTTCTCACCGCCTTGCCCCTTAGCCACTCCGCTTACTTGACCTCTGGGCTAAGAATCCATCAATTCCTTGTTGGCAGGGAGATTTGCTATCCACCCCACCACCCTTCCTGCTGAAAACAGCCACACCCCCACTTAAACAGAAGCCAAGCTCAGAATGTGTTTCTGTGTATCCTTTCAGAACAAAACtgcccctgcctctgccctgagCCCCTGGCTTCCGATATCAAATAAAGATACCTAAGCTAAACTCAACCCTTAGCTTCCCTGAGCCTCATCAACAGAAATTCCTTCTCGGCGGTAAGATCTTGCTGTGGAAGGGAAAAGGCAGCTTAAGCTAGCAGCTTTGCTGGCTCTGGGCTTGCTTAAAAAGTTCTCTGCATTTGCTGGGTAGCTCCCTAAATTGAGAGATCCTTATTGCAGGTGGACCCTGTTATTCAGGGAGGTCCCCATTCTGAGGGCTTTGGTTGTGTGACAGAGTTGGATGAGAAACACTAGATGAGGTCACTGTGAGTCACTATAGCTAGAGAAGAGGACCAGAACCCAGTCACGGGGTCACTGACAACAGAGACTAGGATGATGGGGGAGCCAGGGAAAGAGATTGCAAAGGAAATaaggtgaagaacaggaaagagaGGTGTCTTCAAGCCATGTGAAATATTTCaaggaaacattttctaaaaggaaaGGGACTGTCCCAAAGTCACAGAGAGTTAGCAATAGCTGACGACCGGAAGCCAGGCCCTCTGGACTGCCCCACCCCCCTTCATTTTCCCGGATAGCACTCTGGGCTCTATAGCCTCCAACGGGGACTAGAGCACTCCTGCGTGGCCGGGTGGTCTAGCCTCCAGCCTGTCTTGAAGGGAAGGTTCCAGACTCACCTTGTGTTGCAGCCGGAATGCCAGGACAAGCTGAAGGCTTCAGAAGGGAAATGCATGGTGGTGGCCGCTTCAGGGCATCCCTCCAGCAGCTTGGCCACATGCCATGAGTGCGGCCTACTGACAGGGGCGTTTCTCCTACAGCAAAAAAGCACAGGAAGTCAACTTAGGGAACCAGAGCTGAAATCACTTCCCAGGCAGcttccgcccccaccccctcttTCCCTTAAATGAAGTAGCACATCTTGCAAGGAACTGGTGTAGAAATCTTAGCAGCTACCCCCTCAGCTCCCAGAACTCAAATCTCCTTCACCCCAAAGACAATCCGTGGACATTCAGAATTTGAGAGTCATAGGGCTCTTTTGGTCATGGGTATATCCCAAGCATGTACAGCAATGCCagacacatagtagatgctcaataaatatttgtggaatatgTGAGTACTGTTGCTCAATGAACAGTGTGCCCACTCTaagttttctctgaaaaaaaaaaataaatgtagccAATCTTCCCATTTTTCTCTAAGAAAGGAATAGGTAAATCATTGAGAAGCTTGAACAAGTCAACACCAACTGACTGCCAATTCTCCAGTTTTGGGCTCATTCAATTTCATAAACATTTGTTGTCTGTGTACTGTGTACCATCTGTGCATACCTCTTGGGATACAGAGATCAATTAAGCATAGGCTTTGTTCCTGAGAACTTACTGGTAAaggcactgagagagggaagGACAAGATGGCCACAGAGGTGAGGCTGCTAAGTCTGTAGGTAGAGGTTTGGCAAGAAACCCTCATTTCAGCCAGGGAGAATAGGACAACGTGATAGATGGCATGGTACTAGGCTAACAGGGAAGACTGGCTTTCAGGGCAGGGGTGAATAAAGAGAAACAGTTCTGAGGCCAAGGCCCTGGATGCAACCACAGTACCTGTCCAGTGCGGGAGGCTGCAGCCACAGCTCTTGCACTGACAGGCTTCCTCAGGACCCGTCCCTGTGCTCTGGTATATTTCACATGAATAGAAGCCACCCTTGCTAGTGGGGAAGAACAAGAGTGGGGCACAGGTAGTGCCAGAGGATAAAGAGAAGATTGatatgagagagggagagagagagggagagaaagtggGGAGGACAAGAATAAGAGAGGGGGGGAAAGGAAGAGGGCagggggaagaagagagagagagggaaggaaggagagggaaggggaagggagaagagaggagaggacagagtaggagaggtgaggagaggagaagaaacaagaagagaaagacagatatcagaTGGGCCAGGTAAATAACAGATAAGAGGGAAGAGATGGTACAGATATAAACAAATGACAGAAATGGAGAAGTCTGAGAAagagtacagggaactatacagggagaaatggatgacagagaacaagatgacAGAGTAAGAGAAACAGATGATAAATAAAGGAGAGGACAGAAAGATAAACAGATGATagtttatttactaatttttttcattcaattaCTGTGGCAGGTTCCATACTAGACAGTGAGGAAGCAGAGTTGACTAAGATAAGGCCCCTGGTTTTCAACATGCTTGTTATAGAGTGGGATAAATCAGCTCTCTACCTCCCAGGAGCAGCAGTAGAGAGACTAGAGCTGAATCCATATTCGCAGGGAATGCCCCTTATCCTggcagaaatacagaaaatccCAGCAGGGCAGAGCTCTAGAGGGCTAAGGCCTGAAAAAGTAGTCCTGAGGAAAATGGCCTTGCTGGGGAAAACATGTGTTGAGTGGTAACAGGCCAGACACAGAGAAGGAGATATAAAAGGAAGGGCAGTGGAAGATGCCTGCCAAAGGTCAGGAACCAGAGCCACAGATCAGCTGTGGCAGTGAAAATTTATGGAAAGGAGAGGAAGTGAGGGCCACATATTTAACCACTGTTCTATTATGGATTTCAGAGTGCCAGCAGGGAGGCTGAAGGCACTAGAAGACCTTGGGGAAGGTGTCTGCTCCAGAGTTTCACACACAAAACCATGTTGCTAGAAATCTCTCCAGTGGCTGTTACCCAGGAGCCATCCATTAACAACTATTTATAAAGCATCTCGTAGAAGTACGATGTACGAGTAGATGCTACGTACCATGTGTATCTAACTATGTAGCACAGTTCCAGGCACTGAGGATACAGTGGAGATCTGGGCGCCTCTCTTATTTGGGGCTCTTCTTCCATATCCAGCATTTTTGAAGTTCTGAGTCCAGGGTTTAAAATGTGGGCAATCAGCCTTGATACCACCTTTTTTCCAACCATCCAATCCCTTATAAAGTTCTACTGAAGCTTCTTTTACAATATCTCTTTGGCttggcctctttctctctctccccacacccaTACCATTCTCACTGAGACTATTCTACATAACCATACTTCTCCACAGAACCTGTCACCCACAGCTCCTGTTCTAGTCCAGGCCTTTAACATTTTGCAACCAAAATACTGTGTTAGTCTGGCAGCCAGTCTCACCTGGTTTTACCTCCAGTCGCTGCTTTTAGATCATATGTCAAATACCAATTGGATTGTGGTACTCTCCTATTCAAGAATCTTCACCAGTTGGACCTGACTTTCAAAGCCCTTTCTAAGCTATCTTTACCCACCCAACCTAACCTCTCATGTCTCTGCTCCAATCACACTCTGCAACCAGCTTTGtgcctttgcttttggttttcTAGTAGAATCTAACACAAGCCCTGGAATTGGACATTGATtaaaatcccagctccaccacttacAAGCTCTGCTTCTCAGAGGTCTAGCTGCCATGACAGTAAGATGGTGATGATAGTACCTAATTAATAGGGTTGTAATGTTCAAATGATACAGTGTTTGTCAACTGCCTAGAACAGAGTTTCAGTTATGACTGtgactgttccctctgcctggaatgcccccTCCCATTTTGGTACTCTAAGTCCCGCCTGTTCTTCAAGGTACTACTCAAGTAATGTCTACTCCATGGAGCTTGTCCTTAGTAATCTAGTCCCCACAATTTAGCCCATCAAAAATAATGTTTGATATTGATCATCATCATTTCATGTACATTACTCTCATCCTATGAACTATATCAAGCCCAAAGGTgataagacaaagacaaatgagtCAGATCTACTAGGTTCATAGCCTAACTCTACCACTTTGGATGTGTGAttctgtgttagtcacttaaCCCATCTGAGCTTCGgttttattatcagaaaaaaaaaaaaacaaaaaacaataatccTTACCTGGTTATGTTACTATGGGGATGAGGCAGAACACTGTCAAAGTTTCTGGGACACATACTGATGTATAGCATATGGTCAATAAGGAGAGGGTACTGTAATAAGAGTTGTCGGCTCAGACTTAGCCTTCTTGATAGTTCAAGAATCCTTCCACCCAGATTTACCCATCCACTGTCAGGGTTCCACTAGCATCACCCTTGCCATACTTTGAAAGGTAGCTTACAAAGCCTCCTACTCTCTCTAGGGTTTCTCCAGGAGTAGGAAACAACCTTAAAGGAGATAGAAGCAAGAAAGTGGAGGCTTTGAGAACACTGAGAGAAAAGcattcactggggcttcccaggtggtacagtggtaaagaatttgcctgccagcgcaggagatgcaggagacatgggttagatccctgggtcacgaagatcctttggagtaggaaatggcaacctacttcggtatttttgcctggaaattccatggacagaggagcctggcaggctattgtccatgggattgcagagtaggacatgactgagcgcacacacacacacacacacacacacacacacacacacacatcattcaTTACCCCAAATTCCTTTCTTAGGAAGCAAAAAGAAAGGGATAttgaagaaagaaagcagaagggGGAAGAAGGGTAACAGCCATGATGGCCATGGCTACCAGTAGTACCTACCATGGAAGTTGTCCAGGATGGGGAGATAGCTTAGGAGAGGGCTAGGTATCCAGCCAGCTCTGACGGTCCTCAAAACCCCTCCAGCCAGCCCCTGGGGCTTCTTTCTGCAGGCTGGATCCTCCCTTAGTTGAGACTCATTTGCCTTCCTTTAAAACCTCGTGAGAGAAGGGGCCATCAGCCCAAGTCCCTGAGTGTGCTCCAAGGGGCTCAGGCACAGTCAGGTCCCAA
This genomic window contains:
- the SHROOM4 gene encoding protein Shroom4 isoform X1, translated to MENRPGSFQYVPVQLQGGAPWGFTLKGGLEHCEPLTVSKIEDGGKAALSQKMRTGDELVNINGTPLYGSRQEALILIKGSFRTLKLIVRRRNAPVSRPHSWHVAKLLEGCPEAATTMHFPSEAFSLSWHSGCNTSDVCVQWCPLSRHCSTEKSSSIGSMESLEQPGQATYEGHLLPIDQSTYPNQRDSAYSSFSASSNASDCALSLRPEEPASVDCIMQGPGPTKAPNSRPNVVETSGGGWRTSGGHLTASSQMSSCPQEVSHSEPAKAARGPPQPPVRRDSLQASRAQLFNGEQCRASELIDSLQQKEKPSLDTMLSPRNPNRFCCLSGQDQVTNEGHQNCELSQPPESNQKGSENLPMEASAKAVGVPKACDKTSSIGSSPLNQASAELAKTSSFGSSPHLTGPTGHRHSAPEQLLVSHLQRVHLDTRDSRGTELQAGQDGQEWTVSPLHMHSSHTSKKSPCAPAGGTQDQPSKDRKTKPVDDRPLGSGHQSPSSSPHGEADGHHPEKGFQDPNRASRADSELVSQQSSGSLAQQTRDCSSTSKVAGSTEATEEGDSEPKECGRVGSKRNGGFRGRSIQNRRKSERFATNLRNEIQRRKAQLQKGKSPLSQLCYTKEPVEETEETLESPPLPSSNSALLSSYKKPPSPRDKLFNKSMILRARSSECLSQAPEGQESRIGLEGRVSPGQRSGQSSLSPNTWWKASDPSSSDSEKTNVHHGVCGGHWRWSPEHNLQPHVALAMEGPSNPGDKELKASTVQAGEEAILLPFADRRKFFEESSKSLSTSHLPGLTTHNKTFTQRPKPIDQSFQPMSSSYRELRRHPIDQSYHSTDQPYHATDQSYHSISPLQSETPTYTECFASKGLEQSMCCKPLHCGDFDYHRTCSYSCNVQGAVVHDPCIYCSGEICPALRKRNMIPNCYNCRCHHHQCIRCSACCHNPQHGTLEDSSLKPGNTWKPRKPTVQEFPGDKWKPITGNRKTSQSGREMAHSKASFSWATPFHPCLENPALDLSNYRAVSSLDLLGDFKHSSKKTEETSVYEEESSLASMPRPLRSRAFSESHITLDPQSSQVWEQHRKELFNKVDETQPDALGARKKAFPPPRPPPPNWEKYRLFRAAQQQQQQQKQQQQEEEEEEEEEEEEEEEEGVEEEEEEEEAGEEEELPPQYFSSETTGSGALHPEEVLEQPQLPAFGHLKAPRQGSQSLPAEPESFALRSSDFLPPVRGHLGSQAEKAQPPCYYGIGGLWRTSEQETTDSKPEALMAEESKSKPAWSQSYFFPEEQFSFMGWGSDKQHLNPSGFSEPKTTGQDFQHFSPPQGAPGIPTSYSAYYNISVAKAELLNKLKDQPEMLEIGLGEEEIDHELAQKKVQLIDSIGRKLSVLREAQRGLLEDITANSALGEEVEANLKALCKSNEFEKYRLFIGDLDKVVNLLLSLSGRLARVENALNSIDSEANQEKLVLIEKKQQLTGQLADAKELKEHVDRREKLVFGMVSRYLPQDQLQDYQHFVKMKSALIIEQRELEEKIKLGEEQLKCLRESLLLGPSNF
- the SHROOM4 gene encoding protein Shroom4 isoform X2, with amino-acid sequence MRTGDELVNINGTPLYGSRQEALILIKGSFRTLKLIVRRRNAPVSRPHSWHVAKLLEGCPEAATTMHFPSEAFSLSWHSGCNTSDVCVQWCPLSRHCSTEKSSSIGSMESLEQPGQATYEGHLLPIDQSTYPNQRDSAYSSFSASSNASDCALSLRPEEPASVDCIMQGPGPTKAPNSRPNVVETSGGGWRTSGGHLTASSQMSSCPQEVSHSEPAKAARGPPQPPVRRDSLQASRAQLFNGEQCRASELIDSLQQKEKPSLDTMLSPRNPNRFCCLSGQDQVTNEGHQNCELSQPPESNQKGSENLPMEASAKAVGVPKACDKTSSIGSSPLNQASAELAKTSSFGSSPHLTGPTGHRHSAPEQLLVSHLQRVHLDTRDSRGTELQAGQDGQEWTVSPLHMHSSHTSKKSPCAPAGGTQDQPSKDRKTKPVDDRPLGSGHQSPSSSPHGEADGHHPEKGFQDPNRASRADSELVSQQSSGSLAQQTRDCSSTSKVAGSTEATEEGDSEPKECGRVGSKRNGGFRGRSIQNRRKSERFATNLRNEIQRRKAQLQKGKSPLSQLCYTKEPVEETEETLESPPLPSSNSALLSSYKKPPSPRDKLFNKSMILRARSSECLSQAPEGQESRIGLEGRVSPGQRSGQSSLSPNTWWKASDPSSSDSEKTNVHHGVCGGHWRWSPEHNLQPHVALAMEGPSNPGDKELKASTVQAGEEAILLPFADRRKFFEESSKSLSTSHLPGLTTHNKTFTQRPKPIDQSFQPMSSSYRELRRHPIDQSYHSTDQPYHATDQSYHSISPLQSETPTYTECFASKGLEQSMCCKPLHCGDFDYHRTCSYSCNVQGAVVHDPCIYCSGEICPALRKRNMIPNCYNCRCHHHQCIRCSACCHNPQHGTLEDSSLKPGNTWKPRKPTVQEFPGDKWKPITGNRKTSQSGREMAHSKASFSWATPFHPCLENPALDLSNYRAVSSLDLLGDFKHSSKKTEETSVYEEESSLASMPRPLRSRAFSESHITLDPQSSQVWEQHRKELFNKVDETQPDALGARKKAFPPPRPPPPNWEKYRLFRAAQQQQQQQKQQQQEEEEEEEEEEEEEEEEGVEEEEEEEEAGEEEELPPQYFSSETTGSGALHPEEVLEQPQLPAFGHLKAPRQGSQSLPAEPESFALRSSDFLPPVRGHLGSQAEKAQPPCYYGIGGLWRTSEQETTDSKPEALMAEESKSKPAWSQSYFFPEEQFSFMGWGSDKQHLNPSGFSEPKTTGQDFQHFSPPQGAPGIPTSYSAYYNISVAKAELLNKLKDQPEMLEIGLGEEEIDHELAQKKVQLIDSIGRKLSVLREAQRGLLEDITANSALGEEVEANLKALCKSNEFEKYRLFIGDLDKVVNLLLSLSGRLARVENALNSIDSEANQEKLVLIEKKQQLTGQLADAKELKEHVDRREKLVFGMVSRYLPQDQLQDYQHFVKMKSALIIEQRELEEKIKLGEEQLKCLRESLLLGPSNF
- the SHROOM4 gene encoding protein Shroom4 isoform X3, with the protein product MHFPSEAFSLSWHSGCNTSDVCVQWCPLSRHCSTEKSSSIGSMESLEQPGQATYEGHLLPIDQSTYPNQRDSAYSSFSASSNASDCALSLRPEEPASVDCIMQGPGPTKAPNSRPNVVETSGGGWRTSGGHLTASSQMSSCPQEVSHSEPAKAARGPPQPPVRRDSLQASRAQLFNGEQCRASELIDSLQQKEKPSLDTMLSPRNPNRFCCLSGQDQVTNEGHQNCELSQPPESNQKGSENLPMEASAKAVGVPKACDKTSSIGSSPLNQASAELAKTSSFGSSPHLTGPTGHRHSAPEQLLVSHLQRVHLDTRDSRGTELQAGQDGQEWTVSPLHMHSSHTSKKSPCAPAGGTQDQPSKDRKTKPVDDRPLGSGHQSPSSSPHGEADGHHPEKGFQDPNRASRADSELVSQQSSGSLAQQTRDCSSTSKVAGSTEATEEGDSEPKECGRVGSKRNGGFRGRSIQNRRKSERFATNLRNEIQRRKAQLQKGKSPLSQLCYTKEPVEETEETLESPPLPSSNSALLSSYKKPPSPRDKLFNKSMILRARSSECLSQAPEGQESRIGLEGRVSPGQRSGQSSLSPNTWWKASDPSSSDSEKTNVHHGVCGGHWRWSPEHNLQPHVALAMEGPSNPGDKELKASTVQAGEEAILLPFADRRKFFEESSKSLSTSHLPGLTTHNKTFTQRPKPIDQSFQPMSSSYRELRRHPIDQSYHSTDQPYHATDQSYHSISPLQSETPTYTECFASKGLEQSMCCKPLHCGDFDYHRTCSYSCNVQGAVVHDPCIYCSGEICPALRKRNMIPNCYNCRCHHHQCIRCSACCHNPQHGTLEDSSLKPGNTWKPRKPTVQEFPGDKWKPITGNRKTSQSGREMAHSKASFSWATPFHPCLENPALDLSNYRAVSSLDLLGDFKHSSKKTEETSVYEEESSLASMPRPLRSRAFSESHITLDPQSSQVWEQHRKELFNKVDETQPDALGARKKAFPPPRPPPPNWEKYRLFRAAQQQQQQQKQQQQEEEEEEEEEEEEEEEEGVEEEEEEEEAGEEEELPPQYFSSETTGSGALHPEEVLEQPQLPAFGHLKAPRQGSQSLPAEPESFALRSSDFLPPVRGHLGSQAEKAQPPCYYGIGGLWRTSEQETTDSKPEALMAEESKSKPAWSQSYFFPEEQFSFMGWGSDKQHLNPSGFSEPKTTGQDFQHFSPPQGAPGIPTSYSAYYNISVAKAELLNKLKDQPEMLEIGLGEEEIDHELAQKKVQLIDSIGRKLSVLREAQRGLLEDITANSALGEEVEANLKALCKSNEFEKYRLFIGDLDKVVNLLLSLSGRLARVENALNSIDSEANQEKLVLIEKKQQLTGQLADAKELKEHVDRREKLVFGMVSRYLPQDQLQDYQHFVKMKSALIIEQRELEEKIKLGEEQLKCLRESLLLGPSNF